Proteins found in one Kangiella sediminilitoris genomic segment:
- the cysS gene encoding cysteine--tRNA ligase: MLQIYNNLTRQKEPFKPLVEGKVSMYVCGVTVYDLCHIGHARTYAAFDVINRYLKFRGYDVTYVRNITDIDDKIINRANETNQEFGAVTDKFIEEMYQDFDAIGLQRPDVEPRATTTMDEIIAMTETLIDKGAAYATDEGDVYFHVPAFKDYGKLSRQDLSQLNAGERIDVRDSKKDPMDFALWKAAKPNEPSWDSPWGKGRPGWHIECSAMSKKCLGETFDIHGGGSDLQFPHHENEIAQSECANDCTFANTWIHTGMVQVDKEKMSKSLGNFFTIRDVLKQYRPESVRYFLMSGHYRSQLSYTQANLESADASLERLYTALRGVDESQATDESYDILEKAQQDFIEAMDDDFNVPEAMPVLFDLAKEVNRLKDDDMAKAATVAVKLKELAGVLSLLQHDPEEFLKSGAGESDVTDEDIEALIQERLQARGDKNWELADKIRDQLHALNVELEDGAGGTSWRRK; this comes from the coding sequence ATGTTGCAGATTTACAATAACCTTACTCGTCAAAAAGAACCTTTTAAGCCACTCGTTGAAGGCAAGGTATCTATGTATGTCTGTGGCGTGACGGTCTATGATCTGTGTCATATTGGCCACGCTAGAACCTATGCCGCGTTTGACGTTATTAATCGCTATCTAAAATTCCGTGGCTATGATGTGACTTACGTACGCAATATCACGGATATTGATGACAAGATCATTAATCGTGCCAATGAAACGAATCAAGAGTTCGGTGCAGTTACCGATAAATTTATCGAAGAAATGTATCAGGACTTTGATGCTATTGGATTGCAGCGTCCAGACGTGGAGCCAAGGGCCACTACGACCATGGATGAAATCATTGCCATGACCGAGACTCTGATTGACAAGGGCGCCGCTTACGCCACTGATGAAGGTGATGTCTATTTTCATGTCCCTGCGTTTAAAGATTACGGAAAATTGAGTCGTCAGGATCTTTCGCAGCTAAATGCCGGCGAGCGTATTGATGTTCGTGACTCGAAAAAAGATCCGATGGATTTCGCGCTATGGAAAGCTGCCAAGCCTAATGAACCATCGTGGGATTCACCATGGGGTAAAGGTCGTCCAGGCTGGCACATTGAATGTTCTGCCATGAGTAAAAAGTGTCTGGGCGAAACTTTTGATATTCACGGTGGTGGTTCTGATTTGCAGTTTCCGCACCATGAAAATGAAATCGCACAGTCTGAATGTGCCAATGACTGTACATTCGCTAATACCTGGATCCATACGGGTATGGTTCAGGTGGACAAAGAAAAAATGTCCAAGTCTCTGGGTAACTTCTTTACCATCCGCGACGTATTGAAACAGTACCGTCCTGAGTCGGTTCGTTACTTCCTGATGAGCGGTCATTATCGTAGCCAGCTGAGCTATACTCAGGCAAACCTCGAGTCGGCCGATGCAAGTTTGGAGCGTTTGTATACGGCTCTGCGTGGCGTTGATGAGTCTCAGGCAACGGATGAGTCATATGATATTTTGGAAAAGGCCCAACAAGACTTTATCGAAGCAATGGACGATGATTTTAACGTACCCGAAGCAATGCCTGTGTTGTTTGACCTGGCGAAAGAAGTCAACCGGTTGAAAGATGATGACATGGCAAAAGCGGCGACAGTTGCAGTGAAGTTAAAGGAGCTGGCTGGTGTATTAAGCCTGCTTCAGCATGACCCAGAAGAATTTTTAAAGTCTGGCGCTGGAGAGAGTGATGTGACTGATGAAGATATCGAAGCCTTGATTCAGGAACGTTTGCAGGCACGCGGAGATAAGAACTGGGAGCTGGCAGATAAAATAAGAGATCAGCTTCACGCGCTGAATGTCGAGCTGGAAGATGGTGCTGGCGGTACCAGCTGGCGCCGTAAGTAA
- a CDS encoding DUF3012 domain-containing protein — MTRLIKICLLVVAPLVLSACEPEVGSERWCKAMKEKDKGDWTANEAADFMKHCIVEIKEY, encoded by the coding sequence ATGACTCGATTAATCAAAATCTGTTTATTAGTAGTAGCTCCCCTTGTTTTGTCTGCCTGTGAACCAGAAGTGGGTAGCGAGCGCTGGTGTAAGGCGATGAAAGAAAAAGATAAGGGCGATTGGACAGCAAATGAAGCTGCTGACTTTATGAAGCACTGCATCGTAGAGATTAAAGAGTACTAA
- a CDS encoding cation transporter translates to MAGCCDDDCSVDVLQEKQRGTLKTVLFINATMFLVIVAAGLYSRSSSLLADSMDNFGDALTYALSLLVVSKGVSAKARVALFKGLLITLGGCIIMGQVIYKLFEPTTPIFEVMGAFSLLSLVANSVCLYLLWRHRNEDVNMSSVWECSRNDIAVNISVFLTAGAVWLTDSGWPDIIIATCLVILLLRSGYNVIMSATKELKAAR, encoded by the coding sequence GTGGCTGGATGTTGTGATGATGACTGTTCTGTTGATGTTCTACAAGAGAAGCAACGCGGAACTCTAAAGACTGTTCTATTTATCAATGCGACTATGTTCCTAGTCATTGTTGCAGCGGGTTTATACAGTCGTTCGAGCTCTTTATTAGCGGATAGCATGGATAATTTTGGCGATGCTCTGACTTATGCTTTGAGTTTACTGGTTGTTTCAAAGGGAGTCTCTGCTAAAGCCAGGGTAGCTCTATTTAAAGGCCTGTTAATTACACTTGGTGGCTGCATTATTATGGGCCAGGTCATCTATAAATTGTTTGAACCGACTACCCCCATTTTTGAAGTAATGGGGGCTTTCAGCCTACTCAGCCTGGTCGCTAATTCAGTCTGCCTTTATCTTTTGTGGCGACACCGCAACGAAGACGTCAATATGAGCTCTGTCTGGGAATGTTCTCGAAATGATATAGCAGTTAATATTTCAGTCTTTTTAACCGCTGGAGCCGTCTGGCTTACTGACTCTGGTTGGCCCGACATCATAATAGCGACTTGTCTGGTCATTCTATTATTACGATCAGGCTATAACGTTATAATGTCAGCAACCAAGGAACTGAAAGCGGCTCGTTGA